One genomic segment of Rhinolophus sinicus isolate RSC01 linkage group LG11, ASM3656204v1, whole genome shotgun sequence includes these proteins:
- the LOC141567601 gene encoding sialic acid-binding Ig-like lectin 14 isoform X2 — protein sequence MDPGSALSDADMVPLLLLPLLWGGSLQEKQGYELRLKESVTVQEGLCVHVPCSFSYPWNLQSSSDVLHIYWYRNGGNIQRDYPVASNNPDKPVRTETSDRFRLLEDPRINSCSLSISNARRSDTGSYFFRVERGYYVKYSYTEKKLHLQVTALTEVPDIHIPGPLESGRPTRLTCNLPGSCEGGRPLTFSWVGAALDSLSPRTLRSSVLTLTLRPRDHGTNLTCQVKQQGYSVTMERTILLNVSYAPRLTISFSKGNSTALKTLSNCMSLSVLEGQFLLLVCKADSNPPAMLSWSREGKALSPSKLSAPGVLELPHVGAADGGVFTCQAQHPLGSQNVSFSLSVQRSPRSCKCVAEEQQGSWPLVLTLIRGALMGAGFLLTYGLTWIYYSRYGGPQGTRPRS from the exons ATGGACCCCGGGTCTGCCCTGTCAGATGCAGACATggtgcctctgctgctgctgcccctgctgTGGGGAG GGTCCCTGCAGGAGAAACAAGGGTACGAGCTCAGACTGAAGGAATCGGTGACAGTGCAGGAGGGTCTGTGCGTCCACGTGCCCTGCTCCTTCTCCTATCCCTGGAATCTGCAATCTTCCTCTGACGTGCTCCACATCTACTGGTACCGAAATGGGGGCAACATACAACGTGATTATCCTGTGGCCTCAAACAACCCAGATAAACCAGTGAGGACTGAGACCTCTGACCGATTCCGCCTCCTTGAGGACCCCAGGATCAACAGCTGTTCCCTGAGTATCAGCAATGCCAGGAGGAGCGACACAGGAAGCTACTTCTTCCGAGTGGAGAGAGGATATTATGTGAAATATAGTTACACAGAGAAGAAGCTGCATTTGCAGGTGACAG CCCTCACAGAGGTACCCGACATCCACATTCCGGGGCCTCTGGAGTCCGGCCGCCCCACACGCCTGACCTGCAACCTGCCAGGGTCCTGCGAAGGGGGAAGACCTCTGACCTTCTCCTGGGTGGGGGCCGCTCTTGACTCGCTGAGCCCCCGGACCCTTCGCTCCTCAGTGCTAACCCTCACCCTGAGGCCCCGGGACCACGGCACCAACCTCACCTGTCAGGTGAAACAGCAAGGATATAGTGTGACTATGGAGAGAACCATCCTGCTCAATGTGTCCT ATGCTCCACGGTTGACCATCAGCTTTTCCAAAGGAAACTCCACAG CCCTGAAGACCCTGAGCAACTGCATGTCACTGTCTGTCCTCGAGGGCCAGTTCCTGCTCCTGGTCTGCAAGGCTGACAGCAACCCCCCTGCCATGCTGAGCTGGTCCCGGGAGGGAAAAGCCCTGAGCCCCTCCAAGCTCTCAGCACCTGGAGTTCTGGAGCTGCCCCACGTAGGGGCTGCAGATGGAGGGGTGTTCACCTGCCAGGCTCAGCACCCACTGGGCTCCCAGAACGTTTCCTTCAGCCTCTCTGTGCAGA GAAGCCCCCGTTCCTGCAAATGTGTGGCTGAGGAGCAACAGGGCTCCTGGCCCCTGGTCCTCACCCTAATCAGGGGGGCCCTCATGGGAGCTGGCTTCCTCCTTACCTATGGCCTCACCTGGATCTACTATAGCAG GTATGGAGGCCCCCAGGGAACAAGGCCGAGGTCCTGA
- the LOC141567601 gene encoding sialic acid-binding Ig-like lectin 14 isoform X1, translated as MQEDMDPGSALSDADMVPLLLLPLLWGGSLQEKQGYELRLKESVTVQEGLCVHVPCSFSYPWNLQSSSDVLHIYWYRNGGNIQRDYPVASNNPDKPVRTETSDRFRLLEDPRINSCSLSISNARRSDTGSYFFRVERGYYVKYSYTEKKLHLQVTALTEVPDIHIPGPLESGRPTRLTCNLPGSCEGGRPLTFSWVGAALDSLSPRTLRSSVLTLTLRPRDHGTNLTCQVKQQGYSVTMERTILLNVSYAPRLTISFSKGNSTALKTLSNCMSLSVLEGQFLLLVCKADSNPPAMLSWSREGKALSPSKLSAPGVLELPHVGAADGGVFTCQAQHPLGSQNVSFSLSVQRSPRSCKCVAEEQQGSWPLVLTLIRGALMGAGFLLTYGLTWIYYSRYGGPQGTRPRS; from the exons ATGCAAG AGGACATGGACCCCGGGTCTGCCCTGTCAGATGCAGACATggtgcctctgctgctgctgcccctgctgTGGGGAG GGTCCCTGCAGGAGAAACAAGGGTACGAGCTCAGACTGAAGGAATCGGTGACAGTGCAGGAGGGTCTGTGCGTCCACGTGCCCTGCTCCTTCTCCTATCCCTGGAATCTGCAATCTTCCTCTGACGTGCTCCACATCTACTGGTACCGAAATGGGGGCAACATACAACGTGATTATCCTGTGGCCTCAAACAACCCAGATAAACCAGTGAGGACTGAGACCTCTGACCGATTCCGCCTCCTTGAGGACCCCAGGATCAACAGCTGTTCCCTGAGTATCAGCAATGCCAGGAGGAGCGACACAGGAAGCTACTTCTTCCGAGTGGAGAGAGGATATTATGTGAAATATAGTTACACAGAGAAGAAGCTGCATTTGCAGGTGACAG CCCTCACAGAGGTACCCGACATCCACATTCCGGGGCCTCTGGAGTCCGGCCGCCCCACACGCCTGACCTGCAACCTGCCAGGGTCCTGCGAAGGGGGAAGACCTCTGACCTTCTCCTGGGTGGGGGCCGCTCTTGACTCGCTGAGCCCCCGGACCCTTCGCTCCTCAGTGCTAACCCTCACCCTGAGGCCCCGGGACCACGGCACCAACCTCACCTGTCAGGTGAAACAGCAAGGATATAGTGTGACTATGGAGAGAACCATCCTGCTCAATGTGTCCT ATGCTCCACGGTTGACCATCAGCTTTTCCAAAGGAAACTCCACAG CCCTGAAGACCCTGAGCAACTGCATGTCACTGTCTGTCCTCGAGGGCCAGTTCCTGCTCCTGGTCTGCAAGGCTGACAGCAACCCCCCTGCCATGCTGAGCTGGTCCCGGGAGGGAAAAGCCCTGAGCCCCTCCAAGCTCTCAGCACCTGGAGTTCTGGAGCTGCCCCACGTAGGGGCTGCAGATGGAGGGGTGTTCACCTGCCAGGCTCAGCACCCACTGGGCTCCCAGAACGTTTCCTTCAGCCTCTCTGTGCAGA GAAGCCCCCGTTCCTGCAAATGTGTGGCTGAGGAGCAACAGGGCTCCTGGCCCCTGGTCCTCACCCTAATCAGGGGGGCCCTCATGGGAGCTGGCTTCCTCCTTACCTATGGCCTCACCTGGATCTACTATAGCAG GTATGGAGGCCCCCAGGGAACAAGGCCGAGGTCCTGA